The candidate division KSB1 bacterium genome includes a window with the following:
- a CDS encoding diacylglycerol kinase family lipid kinase produces MWTIIVNPASANGSTGRRWPRTQQVLRSMLPPFRSYLTEGPGHAERLAHDAIDAGSEVLVVHGGDGTLNEVVNGYLKHPRHEETCLALLPHGTGSDFAKTLGIPRNPRKAALRLVSASERRFDVGLATFSAGGENQTQRYFVNMADIGFGGELVQYVDSHSKRLGGRLSFLRGLLATLVHYRNKPVRLSVDGDDAGERVVSSVIVGNGQYFGGGMWAAPTASPTDGWLDVVVIGDVSRREVIANLGRLYYGTLAEHPKVETLRARRLSVTSPDRLFVEMDGELCGTSPVAFEVIPGALRILV; encoded by the coding sequence ATGTGGACGATCATCGTGAATCCCGCCAGCGCCAACGGCTCTACGGGCAGGCGCTGGCCACGCACACAGCAGGTTCTCCGGTCTATGCTCCCACCGTTCCGTAGTTACCTGACTGAGGGGCCCGGCCATGCAGAGAGGCTTGCCCACGACGCCATCGACGCCGGATCCGAGGTCCTCGTGGTTCACGGCGGCGACGGCACTCTGAACGAGGTAGTGAACGGATACCTGAAGCATCCCCGCCACGAGGAGACCTGCCTGGCCCTCCTTCCGCACGGCACGGGGTCGGATTTCGCCAAGACGCTCGGGATCCCGCGCAATCCTCGAAAGGCCGCACTTCGTCTGGTCTCCGCTTCGGAACGACGCTTCGATGTAGGTCTTGCCACTTTCTCGGCCGGAGGGGAGAACCAGACCCAGCGGTACTTCGTCAACATGGCCGACATCGGCTTCGGTGGCGAGCTGGTACAGTACGTAGATTCCCATTCCAAGCGCCTGGGGGGAAGGCTGAGCTTCCTCCGGGGTCTTTTGGCCACTCTGGTCCATTACCGGAACAAACCCGTCCGCCTCTCCGTCGACGGTGACGATGCTGGGGAACGGGTGGTGAGCTCGGTCATCGTTGGCAACGGGCAGTACTTCGGGGGAGGAATGTGGGCGGCCCCCACTGCCTCTCCCACGGACGGCTGGCTCGACGTGGTAGTGATCGGGGACGTGAGTCGCCGCGAAGTCATTGCCAATCTCGGGCGACTCTACTACGGCACCCTTGCTGAACACCCCAAAGTAGAAACTCTCCGTGCCCGCCGCCTCAGCGTCACCTCTCCGGATCGG